A window of Planctomycetota bacterium genomic DNA:
TGATGGCGCCCGGCACGAAGAACCAGCAAGGGAACAAGACGATGGACGATTGGGACCGCTTCTTCCAGAACCTTCAGAAGAACGACCCCTACGGCCACATGCGGGGCATCCATAACTGCAACGCGTTCTACGACCACTCTAAGCCCTGGGTCACCCACGCCAGCATCCAGAGTTCGAATTTGGCGAAAGGGGTTGAATTCCGAGAGAAGTACCGCAAGCCCATCGTCTTCGACGAGTGCAAGTACGAGGGCAACATCCCCCAGGGCTGGGGCAACCTGGATGCCCGGACCATGACCCAGCGGTTCTGGCTCGGCACGATGAGCGGTTGCTACGTCGGGCACGGCGAGACGTACAAGCATCCCGAGGACATCCTCTGGTGGTCCAAGGGCGGCGTGCTCCACGGCGAAAGCCCGGCGCGCATCCACTGGCTGAAGGCGTTCATGGCCGCCGCCCCGGACTTCGACGAACTCCAGCCCCTCGGCGACGACCAGGGCCGCTTCCTCCTGGCCAAGACGGGCGAGTACTACCTGCTCTACGTCCTCGGCGGCAAGAGCCAGACGATCCAACTCGCCGGCGACCGCCCCTACAAGGTGGACGCCATTGACCCCTGGGAGATGAAGGAATGGGCCGTGGGCACCGCGCCGCCCGGCGATTACACCGCCGCCGCCCCGAAGAACGACCTGGTCTATCGCTTCACGCCTTATGCGCCGGGCGAACGGCTGAGGCCGGAGGTACGCCCCACGGCGTCGGTCACCAAAGGCGTTCCGCCGCTGGCGGTCAGGTTTGACAGCGCCACCGGCGGCCGTACGCACTGAGACTTCGGCGACGGCGCGATACATCGAGCGGAACCCCGTGCGTGCGGGTCTCGTCGCCCAGGCGTGGGACTGGCCGTGGTCGAGCGCGGCCGGACATGTGGCGGGTCGAGGCGACCGACTGGTGAAGGCTGGCGGCCCGCTGGCGGCCGAGGTGGCCGATTGGCGGGCTTTTCTTGTGGCCGAGGACGACGAGGATATGCTCCGGCGATTGCGGCGGCACGGCCGTACGGGCCGCCCGTTAGGCAGCCCGAGTTTCGTAACCGATCTGGAACAGTGCCTGTCCCGTCCCCTCTCCCCCCGCAAGCCGGGGCCGAAGCCGGAAAAGAGGAGATAAGTTCTATGTCACCGGAATTCCCGCTACATGTCAGCGAGTTGCCGGCACCGTCGGACTGTTCAGGCGCTTGACCAGGAAGTCCTCAAAGGCGGGCATATCCTTCCACTCGGTGGCAACGTTCACGACCTTGGCGGCGGGGTCGAGCAGGGTCTTGCCGTCGTCGGCCACGCGGACGCCGAGCTTCTCCATCTTCACGAGGTTCTCCGAGAATGCCAGGTACACGGCCACGGTGTCGTATAGGGTGGTACTGGCGGAACCGGCCATAGCGGGATTCTTGCCGGCGGTTGCCCAGGCGCGGTAACTCTCGATGAGGGCGGCAGCGACGGGGTCTTTGGAGTCGCGGACGGCCGCGTACTTCTCGCCCTTCAGGTGCACGAGGCCGCAGGTGTCCAGGGGCGTGATCGTAATGTCCCATGGCGCCTCGAAGGCGGCGCGGCAGGCCTTCGCGTCGACCTTGACGTTGTACTCGGCGTTGATGGTCGGCTTGCCGCCGTAACCGCGGCGGACGCTCCCGTGCATGCCGACGAAGCGGGCCTTCTGGGCGATGCGCGGCTCGCGCTGGAGGGCGGCGGCAATGTTCTGCACCGGGCCGATC
This region includes:
- a CDS encoding nucleoside hydrolase, whose protein sequence is MLRAEELAAIAALAGLAICAYAAAGEPATPAPAGAAAGPVPAILDTDIGDDIDDTWALALLLKSPELDLKLVVSDNGNATYRARIVAKMLQAAGRTDVAVGVGLRPDDKGGRQAVWIEGYDLKSYPGKVHQDGVQAIIDTVMNSPEPVTLIAIGPVQNIAAALQREPRIAQKARFVGMHGSVRRGYGGKPTINAEYNVKVDAKACRAAFEAPWDITITPLDTCGLVHLKGEKYAAVRDSKDPVAAALIESYRAWATAGKNPAMAGSASTTLYDTVAVYLAFSENLVKMEKLGVRVADDGKTLLDPAAKVVNVATEWKDMPAFEDFLVKRLNSPTVPATR